One window from the genome of Rhodopseudomonas sp. P2A-2r encodes:
- a CDS encoding M48 family metallopeptidase: MICFCAERFPWRQIWQNPVDFLTSGSADMAFRALLYRRPTEPSTLAVKHGSQIFAVRLRRHRRARRYTLRIHPSDREAILTMPPRGTLADAKEFAQRHGAWIAARLGRLPKAAPFQPGTIVPLRGAPHKIVHRAGVRGTVWVETRDSGDKIICVAGEAEHIDRRVHDFLKREARNDLQKASTHYAATLGVKVKRLSIRDQSSRWGSCTSAGSLSFSWRLILAPPHVLDYLAAHEVAHLVEMNHSVRFWKVVAKICPATERAKTWLDTHGNDLHRYGIAE, translated from the coding sequence ATGATTTGTTTTTGCGCCGAGCGATTCCCCTGGCGGCAGATATGGCAGAATCCGGTCGACTTCCTGACGTCCGGATCTGCAGACATGGCCTTTCGCGCGCTTCTTTATCGTCGTCCCACCGAGCCTTCGACCCTTGCCGTCAAGCATGGCTCGCAAATATTCGCTGTCCGTCTGCGCCGCCACCGGCGCGCGCGGCGCTACACGCTGCGCATTCACCCAAGCGATCGCGAAGCGATCCTGACCATGCCGCCGCGTGGCACGCTCGCCGACGCCAAGGAGTTCGCGCAGCGCCACGGTGCATGGATCGCCGCGCGTCTCGGTCGTCTGCCGAAGGCTGCGCCGTTCCAGCCGGGAACAATCGTCCCGCTGCGCGGTGCCCCGCATAAGATCGTCCATCGCGCCGGCGTTCGCGGCACGGTGTGGGTGGAGACCCGCGACAGCGGCGACAAGATCATCTGCGTGGCCGGCGAGGCGGAGCATATCGACCGCCGCGTCCACGACTTCCTCAAGCGCGAGGCACGCAACGATCTGCAAAAGGCGTCGACGCATTATGCCGCGACGCTCGGCGTCAAGGTCAAGCGGCTGTCGATCCGCGACCAGTCGAGCCGCTGGGGCTCCTGCACCTCGGCGGGGTCGCTGTCATTCTCGTGGCGGCTGATCCTGGCACCGCCGCATGTGCTGGACTACCTCGCCGCCCACGAGGTCGCGCATCTAGTCGAGATGAACCATTCGGTGCGGTTCTGGAAGGTGGTGGCGAAGATCTGCCCGGCCACCGAACGCGCCAAGACCTGGCTCGACACCCACGGCAACGATCTGCACCGTTACGGGATTGCGGAGTAG
- a CDS encoding polyhydroxyalkanoate depolymerase, which translates to MPIGEFGRPPDLPSEVSPALTTPMYWMYEMAHASLNPARAVTDATKLLFQHPLNPFSHTDFGKSVAAGCELFERTTRRYGKPEWGLDDTEVNGVRTPIEIRSVWEKPFCRLLYFDRKHPRPLRAPQPRVLIVAPMSGHYATLLRGTVEAFLPTHEVYITDWADARMVPISEGRFDLEDYIDYVIEMLHALGGNMHVIAVCQPSVPVLAAVSLMEAEGDRFVPVSMTLMGGPIDTRRNPTAVNNLAAEKGIDWFRNHVITKVPFPNPGVMRDVYPGFLQLNGFISMNLDRHMDAHKNLFNHLVQGDGDLADKHRDFYDEYLAVMDLTAEYYLQTVDTVFVKHALPKGEMVHRGRRVDPSVITHVALMTVEGENDDISGLGQTEATHSLCTSIPDDRRVHYVQKGVGHYGVFNGSRFKSEIVPRISDFMLSAAHSKQTADAAE; encoded by the coding sequence ATGCCGATCGGTGAATTTGGCAGGCCGCCCGACCTGCCATCGGAAGTAAGTCCGGCGCTGACCACGCCGATGTACTGGATGTATGAGATGGCGCATGCGTCGCTCAATCCGGCGCGCGCGGTGACCGATGCCACCAAGCTGCTGTTCCAGCATCCGCTCAATCCCTTCAGCCACACGGACTTCGGCAAGTCCGTCGCCGCCGGCTGCGAACTGTTCGAGCGCACCACGCGCCGCTACGGCAAGCCGGAATGGGGCCTCGACGATACCGAGGTGAACGGCGTGCGCACGCCGATCGAGATCCGTTCTGTGTGGGAGAAGCCGTTTTGCCGGCTGCTGTATTTCGATCGCAAGCATCCCCGCCCGCTGCGTGCGCCGCAGCCGCGCGTGCTGATCGTGGCGCCGATGTCCGGCCACTACGCGACGCTGCTGCGCGGCACCGTCGAGGCGTTCTTGCCGACCCATGAGGTCTACATCACCGACTGGGCCGACGCCCGGATGGTGCCGATCTCCGAGGGCCGCTTCGACCTTGAGGACTACATCGATTACGTCATCGAGATGCTGCACGCCTTGGGCGGCAACATGCATGTGATCGCGGTATGCCAGCCCTCGGTTCCGGTGCTGGCTGCGGTGTCGCTGATGGAAGCCGAAGGCGATCGCTTCGTGCCGGTCTCGATGACGCTGATGGGCGGGCCGATCGACACCAGGCGCAATCCCACCGCGGTGAACAATCTGGCCGCCGAGAAGGGCATCGACTGGTTCCGCAACCACGTCATCACCAAGGTGCCGTTTCCCAATCCGGGCGTGATGCGCGATGTCTATCCGGGCTTCCTGCAGCTGAACGGGTTCATAAGCATGAATCTCGACCGCCACATGGACGCGCACAAGAACCTGTTCAATCACCTGGTGCAGGGCGACGGCGACCTCGCCGACAAGCATCGCGACTTCTACGACGAATATCTGGCCGTGATGGACCTCACCGCCGAGTATTATCTGCAGACCGTCGACACCGTGTTCGTCAAGCACGCGCTGCCGAAGGGCGAGATGGTCCACCGCGGCCGGCGCGTCGATCCCTCTGTCATCACCCACGTGGCGCTGATGACGGTGGAGGGCGAGAACGACGACATCTCCGGGCTTGGCCAGACCGAAGCGACCCATTCGCTGTGCACATCGATCCCCGACGATCGCCGTGTGCACTACGTGCAGAAGGGCGTCGGGCACTACGGCGTGTTCAACGGCTCGCGTTTCAAATCGGAAATCGTGCCGCGCATTTCGGATTTCATGTTGTCGGCGGCGCATTCGAAGCAAACTGCAGACGCTGCTGAGTAG
- a CDS encoding ABC transporter permease, translating into MSIVETRNGIALHRINAMVLRYWYLLLSSWPRLLELIYWPALQIITWGFLQNYISQNAGFFAQAGGTLIGAVILWDILFRGQLGFSISFLEEMWARNLGNLMMSPLKPIEFLIALMIMSLIRLAIGIIPMLLLAVIFFNFNMLGLGLPLIAFFCNLIFTSWSVGIFVSGLVLRNGLGAESIVWTLMFALMPLACVYYPVSVLPHWLQAVAWTLPPTYVFEGMRSLLIDHVFRTDLMLTALAINAVLFIVSFVVFLLLLRSARRVGSLVSGGE; encoded by the coding sequence ATGAGCATTGTCGAAACCCGCAACGGCATTGCCCTGCACCGCATCAACGCGATGGTTCTGCGCTACTGGTACCTGCTGCTGTCGTCGTGGCCGCGGCTGCTGGAACTGATCTACTGGCCGGCGCTGCAGATCATCACCTGGGGCTTCCTGCAGAATTACATCTCGCAGAATGCCGGGTTCTTCGCCCAGGCCGGCGGCACGCTGATCGGCGCGGTGATCCTGTGGGACATCCTGTTCCGCGGCCAGCTCGGTTTCTCGATCTCATTCCTTGAGGAGATGTGGGCGCGCAACCTCGGCAACCTGATGATGAGCCCGCTGAAGCCCATCGAGTTCCTGATCGCCCTGATGATCATGAGCCTGATCCGGCTGGCCATTGGCATCATTCCGATGCTGCTGCTGGCAGTGATCTTCTTCAACTTCAACATGCTCGGGCTCGGCCTGCCGCTGATCGCCTTCTTCTGCAATCTGATCTTCACCAGCTGGTCGGTCGGGATCTTCGTGTCCGGTCTGGTGCTGCGCAACGGGCTCGGCGCCGAGAGCATCGTGTGGACGCTGATGTTCGCGCTGATGCCGCTGGCCTGCGTCTACTACCCCGTGTCGGTGCTGCCGCACTGGCTTCAGGCCGTGGCCTGGACGCTGCCGCCGACCTATGTGTTCGAAGGCATGCGCTCGTTGCTGATCGATCACGTGTTTCGAACCGATCTCATGCTGACCGCCCTGGCGATCAACGCGGTGCTGTTTATTGTCTCATTCGTGGTGTTTCTCCTGCTGCTGAGAAGTGCACGCCGCGTCGGCTCGCTGGTATCGGGCGGCGAATAA
- a CDS encoding ABC transporter ATP-binding protein, with protein sequence MVIETTSAPELRAAVPAGPAAIEVAHLVKVYKATRAVDDVSFRIAQGSITGLLGGNGAGKTTTIAMIMGLVLPTSGNVRVLGCAMPEQSASVLGRMNFESPYVDMPMRLTVRQNLTVFGKLYAVPDLRGRIAELAEDLDLGDFIDRANGKLSAGQKTRVALAKALINRPELLLLDEPTASLDPDTADWIRQHLENYRKTHNATILLASHNMLEVERLCDRVIIMKRGRVEDDDSPANIMLRYNRNTLEEVFLDVARGRVQDPAP encoded by the coding sequence ATGGTGATCGAAACCACATCCGCTCCCGAGCTGCGCGCAGCCGTCCCGGCCGGACCGGCGGCGATCGAGGTCGCGCATCTGGTCAAGGTCTACAAGGCCACCCGTGCCGTCGATGACGTCTCGTTCCGCATTGCCCAGGGCAGCATCACCGGCCTGCTCGGCGGCAACGGCGCCGGCAAGACCACGACCATCGCCATGATCATGGGGCTGGTGCTGCCGACCTCCGGCAACGTTCGTGTGCTCGGCTGCGCCATGCCCGAGCAAAGCGCGAGCGTGCTCGGCCGGATGAATTTCGAAAGCCCTTACGTCGACATGCCGATGCGGCTTACGGTGCGGCAGAATCTCACGGTGTTCGGCAAGCTCTATGCGGTTCCCGACCTGCGCGGACGGATCGCTGAGCTGGCCGAGGATCTCGATCTCGGCGATTTCATCGATCGCGCCAACGGCAAGCTGTCGGCCGGCCAGAAGACCCGCGTGGCGCTGGCCAAGGCGCTGATCAACCGGCCGGAGCTGCTGCTGCTCGACGAGCCGACGGCGTCGCTCGATCCCGACACCGCGGACTGGATCCGGCAGCATCTGGAGAACTACCGCAAGACCCACAACGCCACCATCCTGCTGGCGTCGCACAACATGCTGGAGGTCGAGCGGTTGTGCGACCGCGTCATCATCATGAAGCGCGGCCGGGTCGAGGACGACGACAGTCCGGCAAACATCATGCTGCGCTACAACCGCAATACGCTGGAGGAGGTGTTCCTCGACGTCGCCCGCGGCCGGGTCCAGGACCCCGCACCATGA
- a CDS encoding ActS/PrrB/RegB family redox-sensitive histidine kinase, whose amino-acid sequence MTDFDASDLRHPRRYVRLDTILRLRWLAALGQLAAIFVVVQGLDFDVPIIPCVIVIGLSAALNLALQTVFNPMQRLEPAYAAALLALNIAELAALLYFTGGLQNPFSFLFLAPVLISATALPTRLTIALGVLAAACATLLAFFHLPLPWDADEPLVLPQIYLLGVWLSILLAIGVTSLYAFQVTEEARKLSDALAATELVLTREQHLTQLDGLAAAAAHELGTPLSTIFLISRELEKTVHDNPSLTEDLKTLREQAQRCRDILSKITQLSSSGAPFDRMPLSTLIEEAVAPHRDFGVAIRIRIAVTGAAEPVGMRNPAILYGVGNILENAVDFARGTVEVNAWWNAETVVISISDDGPGIPPHLLKRIGEPYLSRRRSSDDAQSGHGGLGLGVFIARTLLERTGAKVTFANRTFPDHGAVVQITWPRDSFETAARPLTS is encoded by the coding sequence ATGACCGATTTCGATGCGTCCGACCTTCGCCATCCGCGCCGTTACGTACGACTGGATACCATCCTGCGGCTGCGCTGGCTGGCAGCGCTGGGACAGCTCGCGGCGATCTTCGTCGTGGTCCAGGGCCTCGATTTCGACGTTCCGATCATTCCCTGCGTCATTGTCATCGGACTCTCTGCAGCGCTCAATCTGGCGCTGCAGACCGTGTTCAATCCGATGCAGCGGCTGGAACCGGCCTATGCGGCGGCGCTGCTGGCGCTCAACATCGCCGAACTGGCGGCGCTGCTGTACTTCACCGGCGGCTTGCAGAATCCGTTCTCGTTCCTGTTTCTCGCCCCGGTGCTGATTTCCGCAACCGCGCTGCCGACGCGGCTGACCATCGCACTCGGCGTGCTCGCGGCCGCCTGCGCCACGCTGCTGGCTTTCTTTCACCTGCCGCTGCCATGGGACGCCGACGAGCCCCTTGTACTGCCGCAGATCTATCTGCTCGGCGTCTGGCTCTCGATCCTGCTGGCGATCGGTGTCACCAGCCTCTACGCATTCCAGGTCACCGAGGAGGCACGCAAGCTCTCCGACGCGCTGGCGGCGACCGAGCTGGTGCTGACCCGCGAGCAGCACCTCACCCAGCTCGACGGCCTTGCCGCCGCGGCCGCGCACGAACTCGGCACGCCGCTGTCCACCATCTTCCTGATCTCGCGCGAGCTCGAAAAGACCGTGCACGACAATCCGTCCCTCACCGAGGATCTCAAGACCCTGCGCGAACAGGCGCAGCGCTGCCGCGATATTCTCTCCAAGATCACGCAGCTGTCGTCGAGCGGCGCGCCATTCGACCGGATGCCACTGTCCACGCTGATCGAGGAAGCCGTGGCCCCGCACCGCGATTTCGGCGTCGCCATCAGGATTCGCATCGCGGTGACTGGCGCGGCGGAGCCGGTCGGCATGCGCAACCCCGCGATTCTCTATGGCGTCGGCAACATCCTGGAGAATGCCGTGGATTTTGCCCGCGGCACGGTGGAGGTGAACGCCTGGTGGAACGCGGAAACCGTGGTGATCTCGATCTCGGACGATGGACCGGGCATTCCGCCGCACCTTCTGAAGCGGATCGGCGAGCCCTATTTGTCGCGGCGGCGCAGCTCCGACGATGCCCAAAGCGGGCATGGCGGCCTCGGGCTCGGCGTGTTCATTGCGCGCACGCTGCTGGAGCGCACCGGTGCGAAAGTGACATTCGCAAACCGCACCTTCCCGGATCATGGCGCCGTGGTGCAGATCACCTGGCCGCGGGACAGCTTCGAGACCGCCGCCCGGCCGCTGACGTCGTAG
- a CDS encoding MFS transporter — MIDVTGTPELFDDARARSNVLRLAVAQALAGANSAVIFATGAIVGSTLAPDASYATVPISMYVVGLACGTLPVGAISRAYGRRVAFIIGSGCGALCGALAAVAILRGSFALFCCATFFGGLYGAVSQSYRFAAADGASVTYRPKAVSWVMAGGVFAGVLGPQLVQWTMDVWPPYLFAFSFTAQALVALIAMALLSTVDAPKPAAADLHGGRPLAVIARQPRFIAAAICGVVSYSMMNLVMTSAPLAMKLCGLPLSDSNFGLQWHIVAMYGPSFFTGSLIARFGAPRIVAAGLALEALAATIGMSGITTMHFWSGLVILGIGWNFGFIGASALVLETHRPQERNKVQAFNDFLVFGLMAVGSFSSGQLLANFGWSTVNAVVFPPILLGLIVLTLAGFAKRRSLQQAGSIPEPL, encoded by the coding sequence ATGATCGATGTGACCGGCACACCCGAACTGTTCGATGACGCGCGGGCACGCTCCAATGTGCTGCGGCTGGCGGTCGCCCAGGCGCTCGCCGGCGCCAATTCGGCGGTGATTTTCGCCACTGGCGCCATCGTCGGTTCGACGCTGGCCCCCGATGCGTCCTACGCCACGGTACCGATCTCGATGTATGTGGTCGGCCTGGCCTGCGGGACCTTGCCGGTCGGTGCGATTTCCCGTGCCTACGGCCGTCGCGTCGCTTTCATCATCGGCAGCGGCTGCGGCGCGCTGTGCGGCGCGCTCGCTGCCGTGGCCATCCTGCGCGGTTCGTTCGCGTTGTTCTGCTGCGCCACCTTCTTCGGCGGGCTGTATGGCGCGGTTTCGCAATCCTATCGCTTTGCTGCCGCCGACGGCGCCAGCGTCACGTATCGTCCGAAGGCGGTCTCATGGGTGATGGCTGGGGGCGTCTTCGCCGGCGTGCTCGGGCCACAGCTGGTGCAGTGGACCATGGATGTCTGGCCGCCTTACCTGTTTGCGTTCAGCTTCACGGCGCAGGCACTGGTGGCGCTGATCGCCATGGCGCTGCTGTCCACCGTCGATGCGCCGAAGCCCGCAGCCGCGGATCTCCATGGCGGCAGGCCGCTGGCCGTGATCGCGCGGCAGCCGCGCTTCATCGCCGCGGCGATCTGCGGCGTAGTGTCCTATTCGATGATGAACCTGGTAATGACCTCGGCGCCCCTGGCGATGAAGCTGTGCGGACTGCCGCTCAGCGATTCAAACTTCGGCCTGCAGTGGCATATCGTGGCCATGTACGGACCGAGCTTCTTCACCGGATCTCTGATCGCGCGCTTCGGCGCGCCCCGCATCGTCGCTGCCGGCCTCGCGCTTGAAGCGCTGGCGGCAACCATCGGCATGTCGGGCATCACCACCATGCATTTCTGGTCCGGGCTGGTGATCCTGGGCATCGGCTGGAATTTCGGCTTCATCGGCGCCTCGGCGCTGGTGCTGGAAACCCACCGGCCGCAGGAGCGCAACAAGGTGCAGGCGTTCAACGACTTCCTGGTGTTCGGGCTGATGGCGGTGGGGTCGTTCTCGTCGGGCCAGCTGCTGGCGAATTTCGGCTGGTCGACGGTCAATGCCGTCGTGTTCCCGCCAATTCTCCTCGGTCTGATCGTGCTCACGCTGGCGGGTTTTGCCAAGCGACGTTCGTTGCAACAGGCGGGATCGATTCCGGAGCCGCTTTAG
- a CDS encoding class I SAM-dependent methyltransferase, with product MAEYVIQFGKDGGRIEADGRLDAKAFHRNHEAIWGVLAPFLGGKSGNVVEVGSGTGQHVVEFAARSPGITWWPSDFNEAHLKSITAWTMHTQRANVRAPLRIDVSEPAWLAHMPEGAAPDPLLAVFCANVVHIAPWPVTEGLLAGAARYLRADGRLFMYGPFKRGGHHTAVSNAVFDTSLRSGNPEWGVRDVEELERVAGSVGLKLIEVVEMPANNLILVFGRIAEG from the coding sequence GTGGCTGAATACGTGATCCAATTCGGCAAGGACGGCGGGCGCATCGAAGCCGACGGTCGGCTTGATGCCAAGGCGTTTCACCGCAATCACGAGGCGATCTGGGGCGTGCTGGCTCCATTTCTGGGCGGAAAGTCAGGCAACGTCGTCGAAGTCGGCAGCGGCACCGGTCAGCACGTGGTCGAATTCGCCGCGCGCAGTCCCGGCATCACCTGGTGGCCGAGCGATTTCAACGAGGCGCATCTCAAAAGCATCACCGCATGGACCATGCATACGCAACGCGCCAACGTCCGCGCGCCGCTGCGCATTGATGTGAGCGAACCCGCGTGGCTCGCGCACATGCCGGAGGGCGCCGCACCGGACCCGCTTTTGGCGGTGTTCTGCGCCAACGTCGTCCACATCGCCCCGTGGCCGGTGACCGAAGGCCTGCTGGCGGGCGCTGCACGCTACCTGCGCGCCGACGGTCGGTTGTTCATGTACGGGCCGTTCAAGCGCGGCGGTCACCATACCGCCGTCAGCAATGCGGTGTTCGACACCAGCCTCCGAAGCGGCAATCCTGAATGGGGCGTCCGCGACGTCGAGGAGCTGGAGCGCGTTGCCGGCAGCGTCGGTCTGAAGCTGATCGAGGTCGTCGAGATGCCCGCCAACAATCTTATCCTGGTTTTTGGAAGGATCGCGGAAGGCTGA
- a CDS encoding transcriptional regulator, producing MDTEPEPKTPAEMKEIRLNRKLAQDAEGIKAMADIAAADIAIRKRTETLRAARLAKEEEDRAKPVEPKPKKKKTT from the coding sequence ATGGACACCGAGCCGGAACCCAAGACCCCTGCCGAGATGAAGGAAATCCGGCTGAACCGCAAACTGGCGCAGGATGCCGAGGGCATCAAGGCGATGGCCGATATCGCGGCCGCCGACATTGCGATTCGCAAGCGCACCGAGACCCTGCGCGCCGCGCGGCTTGCGAAGGAAGAAGAAGACCGCGCCAAGCCGGTCGAACCGAAACCAAAGAAAAAGAAGACAACCTGA
- a CDS encoding ABC transporter ATP-binding protein yields MLTVRHLTKSYRSAQEQVAVLRGVDLDVAAGESVALTGESGSGKSTLLHLIAGLDQADGGEVRLGDTVVTALPDPARAALRRDRLGLVFQQFNLIPSLSVADNLAFQSRIAGRHDAAWHAELIERLGLALLLKRYPEQLSGGQQQRVAIGRALAAKPLLLLADEPTGNLDEATADEVLGLARDLVARTGCGFLMVTHSARLAATLDRQVRLHAGLIA; encoded by the coding sequence ATGCTGACCGTCCGCCATCTCACAAAATCCTATCGCTCGGCCCAGGAACAGGTGGCGGTTCTGCGCGGCGTCGACCTCGATGTCGCTGCCGGCGAGAGCGTCGCCTTGACCGGCGAATCCGGCAGCGGCAAGAGCACGCTGCTGCATCTGATCGCCGGCCTCGACCAGGCTGACGGCGGCGAGGTGCGGCTCGGCGACACTGTCGTGACCGCCCTGCCCGACCCGGCACGCGCCGCGCTGCGCCGCGACCGTCTCGGGCTGGTGTTCCAGCAGTTCAACCTGATCCCCAGCCTCAGCGTAGCCGACAATCTGGCGTTCCAGTCGCGCATCGCGGGACGTCATGATGCGGCGTGGCATGCGGAACTCATCGAACGCCTCGGCCTCGCATTGCTGCTCAAGCGCTACCCGGAACAACTGTCCGGCGGGCAGCAGCAGCGCGTCGCCATCGGCCGCGCGCTGGCGGCGAAACCGCTGCTGCTGCTTGCCGACGAACCTACCGGCAATCTCGACGAGGCCACCGCCGACGAGGTGCTGGGACTGGCGCGCGATCTTGTGGCGCGCACCGGCTGCGGCTTCCTGATGGTGACACACAGCGCGCGGCTCGCCGCTACCCTCGACCGTCAGGTCCGTCTTCATGCCGGGCTGATCGCGTGA
- a CDS encoding ABC transporter permease, with protein sequence MTRAAWVLAVLLSHWRRHPMQLATLLVGLISATALWSGVQALNQQARASYDRAAATFGGARTAMLVGRDRATSPQQLFVDLRRAGWPVSPMLEGRVTIGGRSVRLLGIEPVTLPAETTATPEIGRAGVQAFLLPPGQTLVAPETLADLALPEGATPEIAGAGALPPLKMQRQLAPSVLIVDIGVAQRLLHMPNRISRLAIGKTKGARPPLEAVAGDRLRLVEPEAETDLQRLTDSFHLNLTAFGLLSFLVGLFIVNSAVGLAFEQRRSMLRTVRACGVSARMLNAVLLSELVSIALLSGLVGLVCGYLIAASLLPDVAASLRGLYGADIPGQLQLKPQWWLAGLAISVIGAVAAAAASLVKAARLPLLVAAQPYAWQQAQHRWLCWQGGAALLVFASAIGFLGFGDSLSAGFAVLAALLLGAALALPVILGGVLALGERLARRPLTTWFWADSRLQLSGLSLALMALLLALAVNVGVGTMVESFSRTFTGWLNGRLASEIYLNAASDPQAGEIKAWLAHRPEVQATLQSGRADVQLAGLPVELLGFADHATYRDQWPLLESSVDAWDRVKTGNAALISEQLSRRLKLKIGDQVEVPVASGKWTLDVVAIYADYGNPKGQLGVAVDALFQHFPDIPRTRFGLRVVPAAVPQLMADIQQRFSLDGRNLADQATVKTESLRIFNRTFAVTAALNAFTLGVAGVALLTSLLTLSNSRLPQLAPLWAIGITRRRLAAIELLKTMAVALITSLLALPLGLSVAWCLIAVVNVKAFGWRLPFTVFPFQLLQLLGVAMLAALLASLLPIIGLLRMQPARLVKIFADER encoded by the coding sequence GTGACACGCGCAGCGTGGGTCCTCGCGGTGCTGCTGAGCCACTGGCGCCGACACCCGATGCAACTGGCTACCTTGCTGGTCGGGCTGATTTCGGCGACCGCGCTGTGGAGCGGCGTGCAGGCTCTGAACCAGCAGGCACGCGCGAGCTACGATCGCGCAGCGGCAACCTTCGGCGGTGCGCGCACTGCGATGCTGGTCGGCCGCGACCGGGCCACTTCTCCGCAACAGCTGTTCGTCGACTTGCGCCGCGCCGGCTGGCCGGTGTCGCCGATGCTGGAGGGCCGCGTCACCATTGGCGGCCGCTCGGTGCGCCTGCTCGGCATCGAGCCGGTGACGCTGCCGGCGGAGACGACGGCGACGCCGGAAATCGGCCGCGCCGGCGTGCAGGCTTTCCTGCTGCCGCCCGGCCAGACGCTGGTGGCGCCGGAGACGCTGGCTGACCTCGCACTGCCGGAAGGCGCCACGCCGGAGATTGCCGGCGCTGGCGCCCTGCCACCGCTCAAAATGCAGCGGCAACTGGCGCCGAGCGTGTTGATCGTCGATATCGGCGTGGCGCAGCGGCTGCTGCACATGCCGAATCGGATCTCGCGGCTGGCGATCGGCAAGACCAAGGGCGCCCGCCCGCCGCTCGAAGCGGTCGCCGGTGACCGGTTGCGATTGGTCGAGCCGGAGGCCGAGACCGACCTGCAGCGGCTCACCGACAGCTTCCATCTCAACCTCACGGCCTTCGGGCTGCTGTCGTTCCTGGTCGGGCTGTTCATCGTCAATTCCGCCGTCGGTCTCGCCTTCGAACAGCGCCGGTCGATGCTGCGCACCGTGCGCGCCTGCGGCGTGTCGGCTCGGATGCTGAACGCCGTGTTGCTGAGCGAACTGGTCAGCATCGCGCTGCTGTCCGGCCTCGTCGGCCTGGTCTGCGGCTATCTGATCGCGGCATCGCTGCTGCCCGATGTCGCCGCCAGCCTGCGCGGACTCTACGGCGCCGATATTCCCGGCCAGCTGCAATTGAAGCCGCAATGGTGGCTGGCCGGACTCGCCATCTCCGTGATCGGCGCAGTCGCAGCTGCGGCAGCAAGTCTCGTGAAAGCGGCGCGGCTGCCTTTGCTGGTTGCGGCGCAACCCTACGCCTGGCAGCAGGCGCAACACCGCTGGCTGTGCTGGCAGGGCGGCGCCGCACTTCTCGTCTTCGCATCGGCTATCGGCTTCCTCGGCTTCGGCGATTCGCTGAGCGCAGGCTTCGCCGTGCTGGCGGCGCTGCTGCTTGGCGCGGCGCTGGCATTGCCGGTGATCCTCGGCGGCGTGCTGGCGCTCGGCGAACGGCTGGCGCGGCGACCGCTGACCACGTGGTTCTGGGCTGACAGCCGGTTGCAACTGTCCGGCCTGTCGCTGGCGCTGATGGCGCTGCTGCTGGCGCTGGCGGTCAATGTCGGCGTCGGCACCATGGTGGAGAGCTTCAGCCGCACGTTTACGGGCTGGCTGAACGGACGGTTGGCGTCGGAGATCTATCTCAACGCCGCCAGCGACCCACAGGCCGGGGAGATCAAGGCTTGGCTGGCGCACCGCCCGGAAGTGCAGGCCACATTGCAGAGTGGCCGCGCCGATGTGCAGCTGGCCGGTCTGCCGGTGGAGTTGCTCGGCTTTGCCGATCACGCCACCTATCGCGACCAGTGGCCCTTGCTCGAATCTTCGGTCGACGCGTGGGACCGCGTGAAGACCGGCAACGCCGCGTTGATCAGCGAACAATTGTCGCGCCGCCTGAAGCTGAAGATCGGCGACCAGGTCGAGGTGCCCGTGGCCTCCGGAAAATGGACACTCGACGTCGTGGCCATCTATGCCGACTACGGCAATCCGAAAGGTCAGCTTGGCGTCGCCGTCGACGCACTGTTCCAGCACTTCCCCGATATTCCGCGCACCCGCTTCGGGCTCCGGGTCGTGCCGGCCGCAGTGCCGCAGCTGATGGCCGATATCCAGCAACGCTTTAGCCTGGACGGCCGCAACCTCGCTGACCAGGCGACGGTGAAGACGGAGTCGCTGCGGATTTTCAACCGCACCTTCGCCGTCACGGCGGCGCTGAACGCCTTTACCCTCGGCGTCGCCGGCGTGGCGCTGCTGACCAGCCTGCTGACCCTGAGCAATTCGCGGCTGCCGCAACTGGCGCCGCTGTGGGCAATCGGTATCACCCGGCGTCGGCTCGCCGCCATCGAACTGCTCAAGACCATGGCGGTGGCGCTGATCACGTCGCTGCTGGCGCTGCCGCTGGGTTTGTCGGTGGCGTGGTGCCTGATCGCCGTGGTCAACGTGAAGGCTTTCGGCTGGCGGCTGCCGTTCACCGTCTTTCCGTTCCAGTTATTGCAATTGCTGGGCGTAGCGATGCTGGCCGCGTTGCTGGCATCATTACTGCCGATCATCGGGTTGCTGCGGATGCAGCCCGCGCGACTGGTGAAGATCTTTGCCGATGAACGATAG